DNA sequence from the Rhizoctonia solani chromosome 14, complete sequence genome:
TATTTTGTCAAGTGTATCATGCCTTTGACCTTTGACCCACTAACTTCTCTGATTTTAGGTGACATGTTTGGACAAACTGTTGCTAATGGTGCTGAGGATGCAACAATCCCTGTAGGTGGAAAGATAGTGATCGGGGATGGTCGAGATGGGGGTTCCCCGCTGAAGTTTGGTGTTTCGCCCGAAAGTAGGGCTGAACTTGGCTATCTGAAGGTTTTTTGGTCCACTATTCCGCTTGAAGTCAGcgatatggctcagaagtcGCCTTCAAAATGCGCCCTGGGTCTATAGGAAGAGCCGTTGGCCGAGCGGAGGTTCAGCCAACCCATGACTGGGGCACTATGTGTTTAGCATTGGTGATGAAAGCTGCATAGCTAGTTAATATCGAAAATATATTTTCTGGAATAGGGTGGGACAATGGCCCTCGAGCCAGTTCATTTCAAGCCATAATTATTTCAGTTATAGAATTTGTCGTGCCTTGGTATACGGACTGGATTTCATAAACACTATTGATACCGCATATATTTGCGCGGGTGTGATTCCATATTGTTCAGTAACCCCTCATTCTTCGCAAACACACTTAGCCTATCCCCCGGCCCATCAACCCTTGCCCCTCTCCCCGGACTCAAGCAAAGGTATTTTCGAGGAATGAAATTCCAATCAAGCGGCCCTCTGCACAAGACCTAGGAGTGCAGTTCCCCAATCTCTCCTGAACAAACCATAGCCGGATACTACTTCTCTCTCGGGTTCGGGTGAATCTGCAGGTTGGTCGAACGGCGAGTCCTGGCCAATGTATAACTCTAGCGAGTCCGTTGACCAGAACAGCTTGAAGTAACCTAGCTCCATTTTTACACCTGGTTCGAGCATAAAAATTATCTCGTCGCCCATATCGCGACCGATTATAATATAATTGCGTGCAGGCAGCTCGGGATCGGTGAGAGCGTTGCCTGAAACAGACCCTAGCAATGGATCTATATAGTAGGACTATATGAGCGAGATTTACCCGTTGTGAAAAACTCAGTCTTGACTCACAGATAGCAAAATTTGCGAGATTGAAGTAGAACCCTTTATATGCAGGGGTATATTCAAGCGATTGGTGACTTAACCCCATAGGGAATGTCCGGTTGGACCACCAAGTCCACGACCCCTGTTTCTGAGTCGAGGACTTCATACGAATCTTCTGGTGCATTCTTGTCGTCACCAAAATCATTTGCGTCTTCGTTTACCTCTGGGAGCTTTACCAACTCGATAGTGACTCTTTCCTTGGCGTTATCCGGCGCACGATGAAGATGCCAATGCCACTTGGCAGCGGCAAATAACACTTTTTCAACTTCCTTGCGCTGCGCAGGTTTGCGATACTTCAAGGTAGCTAGGCCGTGTTCCTCGGCCCGGGGGTCGTTTATACAAAAGGCAACTTTTCCTGAATCGTCGAGCTCGACAGTAATATCGGCACTATCGCGTTCCTCATGGGCAACATACCCCACTTCACTCCCGTTAAATCCAGGCTCGGTAGCTCCGCTGTCAGAGCCTGAAGACTCGAAAATAGCAGCTTTAGCTGCGGGCGAGAaccagccttgagttcattTCCTGGACCCTGACCGACTTGTCGTGCATACAGTCTCCCATCGGTCGGCTCCAACGGGGCCTGATCCTCGTTCTCAGGTTTCAGTTCGGTAACTGCCACCTTTGGAACTTGGGCATAAAATCTACCCAAGGAAGGAGCATCCTGCGTCGGGAAACCGTAGACCTCCCAGATGGATTGGAAGGTTACGCCCGATGCGGCTCCGGCTTGAAGAAGTAGTGAACCCCGCTCGAACTTTGCGGGAATAAATATAACACGCCGAGAGGGCACTCGAGAGTTGAAAATGTTGCGAGTAGTATGAGCCCCGTAACAATGTGGAGATTGTCTGTCCCAATAGAGTGAGTAACTCAAGCTAGCCATTGTTAGGACAGCATCCAACGCACCTTGGAAGATTAGGTAAAGAAATCATCAGGTCACGGTACGTGATTTTATCCACCCCATGCGCTCGAATGTTTTTCAACAACGCAACGGTAAAGGCGCCTCGACCCTTTTCTTCCCATGCCTTTTCTTCGTCTCCGCACGCTGCAAGATGAACATGGGAAGACTGGTTGGTGCAAAAAGGTATTCCAGTCGACGAATATCGCGTGGGCAGCTGAAAGTTAAAACTCGGTTTCGGTGCAAAAATGTCACTATCGATATCCTCTGGAATGTCCATAGTAACCTCGGCACTACGTGATTGCCTTGTTCCGTCGTCGGGAAAGCTTGTGCGAGTGGCCGAGGCAGAGTGGCAGCAATCAAAGATCACGGTCTGAGATGTCCATCGGTTGGCTGATATAGCGAG
Encoded proteins:
- a CDS encoding ICE-like protease (caspase) p20 domain protein; the encoded protein is MSFESPLTGTTEKAIVIEDHSEPKLYALVIGINNYKHITPLDGAASDADEIFKFLTFDLKVPPNHIINLRNEQASRVNILQGFRSLVHDPRIKNGDPILIFYAGHGGSYQPSRQQKRLYGAGKIQVIFPQDYKFPIPGSTELVNCIPDKTIGVLLNEIAAAKGNNLTVIFDCCHSASATRTSFPDDGTRQSRSAEVTMDIPEDIDSDIFAPKPSFNFQLPTRYSSTGIPFCTNQSSHVHLAACGDEEKAWEEKGRGAFTVALLKNIRAHGVDKITYRDLMISLPNLPRQSPHCYGAHTTRNIFNSRVPSRRVIFIPAKFERGSLLLQAGAASGVTFQSIWEVYGFPTQDAPSLGRFYAQVPKVAVTELKPENEDQAPLEPTDGRLYARQVAKAAIFESSGSDSGATEPGFNGSEVGYVAHEERDSADITVELDDSGKVAFCINDPRAEEHGLATLKYRKPAQRKEVEKVLFAAAKWHWHLHRAPDNAKERVTIELVKLPEVNEDANDFGDDKNAPEDSYEVLDSETGVVDLVVQPDIPYGGSTSISQILLSSYYIDPLLGSVSGNALTDPELPARNYIIIGRDMGDEIIFMLEPGVKMELGYFKLFWSTDSLELYIGQDSPFDQPADSPEPEREVVSGYGLFRRDWGTALLGLVQRAA